In a single window of the Pseudanabaena sp. BC1403 genome:
- a CDS encoding chemotaxis protein CheW, with product MLSSKKKEETLKFLIFTMADLNLAIGIESVVRIIPLPQIHRSGDKLLGIANYEDQEVLVIDLHKRIYGKEINLAKGFLVIFAGLNCLYGITIATLPNVENVSVNSLQPIPPAYREIDTLGIASHTMQVSIKRSNPQTVFLLDSELLLKMAA from the coding sequence ATGCTCAGCAGCAAAAAAAAAGAAGAAACGCTTAAATTCCTGATCTTCACCATGGCAGACCTCAATTTAGCGATCGGCATTGAGAGTGTGGTGCGAATTATCCCTTTACCGCAAATTCATCGTAGTGGTGATAAATTATTGGGAATAGCAAACTATGAAGATCAAGAGGTTTTAGTCATCGATTTGCACAAGCGAATCTATGGTAAGGAAATAAATCTTGCTAAAGGGTTTTTGGTGATTTTTGCAGGTCTAAACTGTTTGTATGGTATTACGATCGCCACTTTACCAAATGTGGAGAATGTTTCTGTAAATAGTTTGCAGCCAATACCACCTGCATATCGCGAGATTGACACATTAGGAATTGCTAGCCACACAATGCAAGTCTCCATTAAAAGATCTAATCCACAAACTGTATTTCTACTAGATTCCGAACTGTTACTAAAGATGGCAGCTTAG
- a CDS encoding methyl-accepting chemotaxis protein, translating to MLLKDKPEMPSPEDAEQISRTKSSENKQISITKTKSPRPKIPFWNLPARAWNNLGVRWKLSIVLLLVSGLPVLIVTQILVKSSEQASLKELKISVQEKGSFFVSEYVLWTNNESKQDAEAIAKSIEDANLDLSDATALAAKRSILQPLLQVSGEGVDPESIKNIKVITDNSGRSIEGNSLVLSDDFSKFPMLASKGQKELVPQVYRQETIPTNSNLANLPIVKNAIATGKPMYGIELVKSADLQALGLEKQANIGIRPQITQGLKEPKQPAPTGTYDIEQGKSGLVSMAVYPIKVKGRVVGTAVVGALLNRNYGIVDKFSVRYNMPTATIFAQDWRVTTNVPYVDPNTTSTDSTREIGTRAAREVSDKVLQQGQEYIGETSITGVNYLTFYAPLYDHRKLIDDTAKPVGIAYVGRPLSEVQDLLSGLSNAGYIIALISIVLASAIGLIIASSFSSPLRRLSSFTQKVGRGEMAERLTDSDRGDEIGTLSQELNNMAEQLEVLIAEKQLEAERIAVARQEVAQSESESRIQEQRQAKEFLQKRALELLIEVDPISRGDLTVRANVTEDEIGTIADSYNATIKNLSKLVLEVQSAAQSVSQNVLKNQPTMENVSNGASEQVLAIDQTLEKIHTLTELIAGVEMRAVQAEAQVESTNQALLEGDAAMNSTVEGFTAIRETVAETAEKVQQLGEASQKISKVVKLISGFANQTNMLALNASIEAARAGEEGQGFGVVANEVRALAQRSAKATTEIRQLIEEIQSQVNDLVKAMTMGTKQVTSGSQLVEETRQKLTDISASSQQVNQLVREIAQSASLQSQTSDQASQTIQNVAAIATSNSGYAQNLNDSFSELLKVAEELQVSVAQFKVNA from the coding sequence ATGTTACTTAAAGACAAACCAGAGATGCCATCACCTGAGGATGCAGAGCAAATCTCACGTACAAAATCATCGGAAAATAAACAAATTTCCATAACTAAGACGAAATCGCCTAGACCTAAAATACCTTTCTGGAATTTACCCGCACGGGCTTGGAACAACTTAGGTGTGCGTTGGAAATTGTCGATTGTTCTGTTGTTGGTTTCGGGGCTACCAGTATTAATCGTCACACAGATACTAGTCAAATCATCAGAACAGGCTTCTCTTAAAGAATTAAAGATCTCAGTGCAGGAGAAAGGTTCTTTCTTTGTGTCAGAATATGTGCTTTGGACAAATAATGAAAGTAAGCAGGATGCCGAAGCGATCGCTAAAAGCATTGAAGATGCCAATTTAGATTTAAGCGATGCAACTGCTCTAGCCGCTAAGCGTTCTATTCTGCAACCATTACTTCAAGTTAGCGGCGAAGGTGTCGATCCCGAATCAATTAAGAACATCAAGGTGATCACAGACAATAGTGGTCGCAGTATTGAAGGAAATTCACTTGTTCTAAGTGATGATTTTTCTAAGTTTCCAATGTTGGCATCAAAAGGTCAAAAAGAATTAGTTCCTCAGGTTTATAGACAGGAAACAATCCCCACAAATAGTAATTTAGCAAATCTGCCGATTGTTAAAAATGCGATCGCGACTGGTAAGCCGATGTATGGCATCGAATTGGTAAAATCGGCTGATCTGCAAGCCCTCGGATTAGAAAAGCAAGCCAACATTGGTATCCGCCCCCAAATAACACAGGGGCTCAAAGAACCAAAGCAGCCAGCTCCAACAGGAACTTACGACATTGAGCAAGGCAAGTCAGGCTTAGTAAGTATGGCGGTATATCCAATCAAGGTCAAAGGGCGCGTAGTCGGGACTGCTGTGGTTGGAGCCTTGCTCAATCGAAATTATGGCATCGTTGATAAGTTTTCTGTACGCTACAATATGCCGACGGCTACAATCTTCGCTCAAGATTGGCGAGTCACCACCAACGTTCCTTATGTCGATCCGAACACTACAAGTACGGATAGCACCAGAGAGATCGGTACTCGTGCAGCGCGTGAAGTATCGGATAAGGTACTTCAACAAGGTCAAGAATATATTGGGGAAACGAGTATTACAGGTGTCAATTACTTGACATTTTATGCTCCTCTTTATGATCACCGTAAACTAATTGATGATACGGCTAAGCCTGTTGGCATTGCTTATGTAGGTCGTCCTCTATCCGAAGTGCAAGACCTGTTAAGTGGCTTATCCAATGCTGGCTATATAATCGCCTTAATTTCGATTGTGCTTGCTAGTGCGATCGGGTTAATCATTGCTAGTTCTTTTTCTAGTCCCTTGCGCCGTTTATCAAGTTTCACCCAAAAAGTGGGTCGTGGCGAAATGGCAGAAAGATTAACTGATAGCGATCGTGGTGATGAAATAGGCACCTTGTCTCAAGAGCTGAATAATATGGCTGAACAGCTAGAAGTCCTGATTGCTGAGAAACAGCTAGAAGCAGAGCGTATTGCGGTTGCTAGACAGGAGGTTGCTCAAAGCGAGTCGGAATCGCGCATTCAAGAACAACGTCAAGCGAAGGAATTTCTGCAAAAACGAGCCTTGGAATTGCTGATCGAAGTTGATCCGATCAGCCGTGGCGACTTGACAGTTCGCGCTAATGTTACAGAAGATGAAATTGGTACGATCGCAGATTCCTATAACGCCACCATTAAGAACCTCAGTAAGTTAGTACTAGAAGTTCAATCTGCTGCTCAGTCTGTATCTCAAAATGTTTTGAAGAACCAACCAACTATGGAAAACGTATCCAATGGTGCTTCAGAACAAGTACTGGCGATCGATCAGACGCTTGAAAAAATTCATACTCTTACCGAGTTGATCGCAGGTGTAGAAATGCGTGCAGTTCAAGCAGAAGCACAGGTGGAATCGACGAACCAAGCGTTGCTCGAAGGTGATGCAGCGATGAATAGCACCGTTGAAGGCTTCACAGCAATTCGTGAGACTGTAGCCGAAACCGCCGAAAAAGTGCAGCAGTTGGGAGAAGCTTCACAGAAAATCTCGAAGGTCGTCAAACTAATTAGCGGATTTGCCAATCAGACCAATATGCTAGCGCTGAATGCTTCGATTGAAGCTGCAAGAGCTGGAGAGGAAGGTCAGGGCTTTGGCGTTGTTGCTAATGAAGTTCGAGCACTTGCCCAACGTTCGGCAAAGGCTACCACCGAAATTCGGCAATTGATTGAGGAAATTCAATCGCAAGTTAATGATCTCGTCAAGGCAATGACAATGGGAACAAAACAAGTAACCAGTGGCTCTCAATTGGTTGAAGAAACCCGCCAGAAGCTAACTGATATTTCGGCATCTAGTCAACAAGTTAACCAATTGGTGAGAGAAATTGCTCAATCAGCTTCTTTGCAATCACAGACTTCAGATCAGGCTAGCCAAACGATTCAAAACGTAGCTGCGATCGCCACTTCTAACTCTGGCTATGCCCAAAATCTGAATGATTCCTTTAGCGAGTTACTAAAAGTTGCCGAAGAATTGCAAGTTAGTGTCGCTCAGTTTAAAGTCAACGCATAG
- a CDS encoding aspartate aminotransferase family protein: MSPTTLEVQSQVQADNQVSTDPIAEFNQYVMSTYARFPIALERGAGCRVWDSTGKEYLDFVAGIATCTLGHAHPAMVKAVTEQIQTLHHASNLFYFAPQGQLAKWLVQNSCADKAFFCNSGAEANEGAIKLARKYAHTKLGIEDPLILTANASFHGRTLATVTATGQPKYHKNFAPLVRGFDYIKYNDIAALEDAVKKYEGRLCAIMLEPLQGEGGVNPGDRTYFARVREICDEKKILLIIDEVQVGMGRSGMLWGYENLGIQPDIFTSAKGLGGGIPIGAMMCKAHCDVFEAGDHASTFGGNPFVCAVALAVCSTMVQDNLIANARERGQQLRTGLQAICDRYPQHIASVRGWGLIDGLVLQESSQIQARDVVAAGIENGLLLVPAGVKVVRFVPPLIVSAEEIDQALAIVEKAIAAF, encoded by the coding sequence ATGTCTCCAACTACGTTAGAAGTACAATCTCAAGTTCAGGCAGATAATCAGGTTTCAACTGATCCCATTGCCGAGTTTAATCAATATGTGATGAGTACCTACGCTCGCTTCCCGATCGCCTTAGAGCGAGGTGCAGGTTGCCGAGTCTGGGACAGTACAGGTAAAGAATATTTGGATTTTGTGGCTGGCATTGCTACTTGTACGTTGGGACACGCACATCCTGCAATGGTCAAAGCTGTAACTGAGCAAATCCAAACTCTTCACCACGCCTCTAATTTGTTCTATTTTGCGCCCCAAGGTCAATTAGCTAAATGGCTGGTACAAAACTCTTGTGCGGATAAGGCTTTTTTCTGTAACTCTGGTGCTGAGGCAAATGAAGGCGCGATCAAATTAGCGCGTAAGTATGCGCATACTAAACTCGGCATTGAAGATCCCTTAATTTTGACTGCAAATGCTAGTTTTCACGGACGTACCCTAGCCACTGTTACAGCAACGGGTCAACCTAAATACCACAAGAATTTTGCGCCCCTTGTCCGAGGATTTGACTACATTAAATATAACGACATTGCCGCCCTCGAAGATGCAGTCAAAAAATATGAAGGTAGACTTTGCGCGATCATGCTCGAACCACTACAGGGTGAAGGTGGCGTAAATCCTGGCGATCGCACCTACTTTGCTCGTGTTCGTGAAATCTGTGACGAGAAGAAAATTCTGTTAATAATTGATGAAGTCCAAGTTGGTATGGGTCGTAGTGGAATGCTTTGGGGTTATGAAAATCTTGGCATTCAGCCCGATATCTTCACTTCAGCAAAGGGATTAGGCGGCGGCATTCCCATTGGCGCGATGATGTGTAAGGCGCATTGCGATGTGTTTGAGGCTGGGGATCATGCGAGTACCTTTGGTGGTAATCCTTTTGTCTGTGCCGTGGCTCTAGCAGTCTGTAGCACGATGGTTCAGGATAATTTGATTGCCAATGCGAGAGAGCGTGGTCAACAATTGCGAACTGGGCTACAAGCTATTTGCGATCGCTATCCCCAGCATATTGCTTCAGTCCGTGGCTGGGGCTTAATCGATGGTTTAGTTTTGCAAGAGTCCAGCCAGATCCAAGCCCGTGATGTGGTTGCGGCAGGAATTGAAAATGGGTTGCTACTAGTTCCTGCGGGTGTGAAGGTGGTGCGCTTTGTGCCTCCTCTGATCGTCTCTGCTGAGGAGATTGACCAAGCTTTAGCCATCGTCGAAAAGGCGATCGCTGCTTTCTAG
- a CDS encoding hybrid sensor histidine kinase/response regulator yields MYSTEREIHDQAYQFFKQEAPEFLQTIETGLLSLREDRSTNNIHSIMRAAHSIKGGSASLNLEGIKTIAHQLEDVFRSLYRFEGEIDADVEGLLFQAYDCLRLPLMDQLQLGHYESAAAIAAAEPVFEVLKLYFGDTDEDVELPTAAELGVDIVQIVFEGDVQQGIARLQSVLANPEGVPVAGEIRAQIEVFSGIGELLNLSGFKAISDATLQALEQNTDNPILVGRVAVANFEAARAEVLVGDRAQGGQPSPELIALTKSQSKANQAKSSSTAAIPALTEEDPFEANFDDDDWFKALEEGLNEVVFPETNSDIQLETETDSSSEFNLDIFVDTQQFDYLDDIPLVNSGILEATSEIEYFDSLDIDQLDQNFDIFSEDLDEDVQLETQIDLAIDSFGDNSPEMELDLFADTQEFDISLISSEIDPEALEITSEFENFDVLDIDQLDQHFDVFSEDLDENDNELIETDSFNGFEEVTDISELSNFFEPKESSLTNKSSSQLAETVPQQPKKISTKYVTQEIGSTPKNVIPSIAETIRVAIPRLDRLNNYSSELVTQENASILHNQQLQAKIERIQKQFKDFDQLSKNLQTWLDKAQRSQVRTQELTVDSSPPDAYNANDVSRSFSTFTNLLVDFDPLLMDSYSHLHGFIQEALEDIAQMDEGMRDMTVLMQQTQQTQRRKQQILKQVRYDLLWSRMLPLGDILSNLPRMVREMSNKYNKQVNLKLFGTGTLVDKSILEKLYDPFVHLVRNAFDHGTEPAQKRLKVGKSLIASIEIRAYYRGNQTYIEIKDDGQGINPDKVKAKAIASGLLAPEKADQITNEEVYQFLFEPNFSTADVVSEISGRGMGLSTVQEQVRSLKGSIEIKSELGQGTTFTIKLPLTLSIAKLMIFSIQERLLAIAIDSLLGIITVDSNEIQIIQGNEFYRFEDRLVPLYPISLFADGYPLPKQSLDMFNTESFTEDNQTTLLLFSDGDQVVALPIDRVLNEQELAIKPFGKVITPPPYLYGCTVLGNGTLVPVIDSSVLLSIKQSTNSLLSASPTHTTPPLLAESKPNAPQRKTILIVDDSLTVRQALYLTLEKFGYQVIQAGDGREAIEKLSRSPEIQAVLCDVEMPNMNGFEFLTACRKDSRYLDIPIVMLTSRSGAKHRGVAQMLGASGYLTKPYLEQELIKTIQQLLV; encoded by the coding sequence ATGTACAGCACAGAAAGAGAAATTCACGATCAGGCATATCAATTTTTTAAGCAAGAAGCACCTGAATTTTTGCAGACGATTGAGACGGGTCTACTCTCTCTGCGGGAAGATCGCAGTACCAATAATATCCACTCGATTATGCGAGCTGCCCACTCGATCAAAGGCGGTTCCGCTAGCCTCAATCTCGAAGGTATCAAAACGATCGCCCATCAATTAGAAGATGTCTTCCGATCGCTTTACCGCTTTGAAGGCGAGATTGATGCCGATGTAGAAGGCTTGTTATTTCAAGCTTATGACTGCTTGCGCCTGCCACTAATGGATCAACTGCAATTAGGACATTACGAATCTGCCGCTGCGATCGCGGCGGCAGAACCAGTATTTGAAGTGTTAAAGCTGTATTTTGGTGATACGGATGAAGATGTTGAATTACCAACAGCGGCTGAGTTAGGTGTAGATATTGTTCAGATCGTCTTTGAAGGCGATGTGCAACAGGGAATCGCCCGCCTACAAAGTGTCCTTGCCAATCCTGAAGGTGTACCTGTAGCAGGGGAAATCCGAGCACAAATAGAAGTGTTTAGCGGTATTGGCGAATTATTAAATTTATCTGGATTTAAAGCAATCTCCGATGCAACCTTGCAAGCGCTTGAACAAAATACTGATAATCCAATTTTGGTGGGCAGGGTGGCAGTTGCTAATTTTGAAGCTGCTCGTGCTGAGGTCTTGGTGGGCGATCGCGCTCAAGGGGGGCAACCCAGCCCAGAGTTAATTGCTCTGACAAAATCTCAGTCTAAAGCTAATCAAGCTAAATCTAGTTCAACAGCAGCAATTCCAGCTTTGACGGAGGAAGACCCTTTTGAGGCAAATTTTGATGATGATGATTGGTTTAAGGCTTTAGAGGAAGGATTAAATGAGGTTGTATTTCCAGAGACTAACTCAGATATACAACTAGAGACAGAGACTGATTCAAGTTCAGAATTTAACTTAGATATATTTGTTGATACCCAACAATTTGATTATCTTGATGATATTCCCTTAGTCAATTCAGGGATATTGGAAGCAACGTCAGAAATTGAGTATTTTGATTCTCTCGATATTGATCAACTCGATCAAAATTTTGATATTTTTTCTGAGGATCTAGATGAAGATGTACAACTAGAAACACAGATAGATTTAGCTATAGATAGTTTTGGCGATAATTCTCCAGAAATGGAATTAGATCTATTTGCAGATACTCAAGAATTTGATATTTCCTTAATTAGCTCTGAAATCGATCCAGAGGCATTGGAAATAACGTCAGAATTTGAGAACTTTGATGTTCTGGATATTGATCAACTTGATCAACATTTTGATGTTTTTTCTGAGGATCTAGATGAGAATGACAATGAGCTTATAGAAACAGACTCTTTTAATGGTTTTGAAGAAGTAACAGATATATCTGAGCTATCTAATTTCTTTGAACCTAAAGAATCTTCGTTAACTAATAAATCATCTTCCCAATTAGCTGAAACTGTACCACAGCAACCCAAAAAAATATCAACTAAATATGTTACCCAAGAAATTGGTAGTACTCCTAAAAATGTTATTCCTTCCATCGCCGAAACTATTCGAGTCGCTATACCCAGATTAGATCGATTAAATAATTATTCTAGTGAATTAGTGACACAAGAGAATGCCTCAATCCTTCATAATCAACAGCTTCAAGCCAAAATTGAACGCATTCAAAAGCAATTTAAAGATTTTGATCAACTCTCTAAAAATCTGCAAACATGGCTCGATAAAGCACAGCGATCGCAAGTTAGAACTCAAGAACTAACTGTAGATTCTTCTCCTCCCGATGCCTACAATGCTAATGATGTTTCTCGGAGCTTTTCTACTTTTACGAATCTACTAGTAGATTTTGACCCATTATTAATGGATTCATATAGCCATCTGCATGGTTTTATCCAAGAGGCACTCGAAGATATTGCGCAAATGGATGAAGGGATGCGCGATATGACGGTTTTAATGCAACAGACGCAGCAAACTCAACGGCGCAAGCAGCAGATTCTCAAACAAGTACGCTATGACCTACTATGGTCGAGGATGTTGCCACTAGGAGATATTCTCAGCAATTTGCCGCGCATGGTGCGGGAGATGTCTAATAAATATAACAAACAGGTCAATCTGAAACTATTTGGAACAGGCACATTAGTTGATAAATCTATATTAGAAAAACTTTATGATCCCTTTGTGCATTTAGTCCGTAATGCTTTCGATCATGGTACTGAGCCAGCTCAAAAGCGTCTCAAAGTTGGTAAGTCTTTGATTGCAAGCATTGAGATTCGTGCGTATTATCGAGGTAATCAAACCTATATCGAAATCAAAGACGATGGTCAAGGGATTAACCCTGACAAAGTAAAAGCAAAGGCGATCGCGTCTGGTCTATTGGCACCTGAAAAAGCCGATCAAATCACTAACGAAGAGGTCTATCAGTTTTTATTTGAGCCCAATTTTTCGACAGCGGATGTAGTATCTGAGATCTCAGGGCGGGGAATGGGATTATCCACCGTCCAAGAGCAAGTTCGTAGTCTTAAAGGATCAATTGAAATCAAGTCAGAACTTGGGCAAGGTACGACTTTTACGATTAAATTGCCGCTAACACTGAGCATTGCCAAGCTGATGATTTTCAGCATTCAGGAACGCTTATTAGCGATCGCGATCGATAGCTTGCTAGGGATTATCACCGTTGATAGTAATGAAATTCAAATTATCCAAGGTAATGAGTTCTATCGTTTTGAAGATCGGCTAGTTCCTCTATATCCTATATCTTTATTTGCTGATGGTTATCCATTGCCCAAGCAATCTCTAGATATGTTTAACACAGAGTCATTTACAGAGGATAATCAGACCACTTTGTTGCTGTTTTCTGATGGCGATCAAGTTGTGGCTCTCCCAATTGATCGCGTACTTAATGAGCAGGAATTAGCGATTAAACCTTTTGGTAAAGTAATCACGCCGCCACCCTATCTATACGGTTGTACTGTGTTAGGTAATGGAACACTTGTACCTGTCATTGATAGTTCAGTTTTGCTTTCTATCAAACAGTCTACCAATTCCTTGCTATCAGCATCGCCAACACATACCACCCCACCGTTATTAGCTGAATCCAAGCCTAATGCACCCCAGAGGAAAACGATCCTAATTGTGGATGATTCACTCACTGTTCGCCAAGCACTTTATTTGACCTTAGAGAAATTTGGCTATCAAGTTATCCAAGCTGGCGATGGACGCGAAGCGATCGAGAAACTGTCTAGATCTCCTGAAATTCAAGCTGTATTGTGTGATGTGGAAATGCCGAATATGAATGGATTTGAATTTTTAACCGCCTGTCGTAAAGATAGCCGTTATCTAGATATTCCCATTGTTATGCTCACTTCCCGTAGTGGCGCTAAGCATCGCGGCGTAGCTCAGATGCTTGGCGCTTCAGGATATCTCACCAAACCCTATTTAGAACAAGAATTAATCAAAACTATCCAACAGTTACTCGTATAG
- a CDS encoding adenylate/guanylate cyclase domain-containing protein encodes MPYIIQGQGTPHERICELRYGVNTIGRGLDNSIVVEDDARSLSRHHAEIQVTDKGLYVTDLNSSNGTFVNQVKIIQQKLSHGDLVQFGSVVFRLVDDSQSGDDSTSGQKVIPNSGLSIVMRVSPEKSRVNMQDLLKEQKLTTSGSVLMIQGTDEVQRTSAKLRVLLEVSQELASPEAYSALPEKILELLLKIMSVDRAVLLLVDEKTGLLEPKAYRFSNPSATADLDFYSRKITNFVFKQGDAIISDDASLDRRFDSSQSIIQQSIQAAMCAPLRPRDQTIGVLYVDNLSRGHAYHKEDLEFLSSLANQAAIAIENANLYRNMQSEVIRRTKLERFFPAAVSQKIEEGWDLNRIIETEVTALFSDISGFTEMTAPMQPRKVLEFLNEYFKVMVEDIVFPFGGTLEKYIADALLAVWGSPYQKEDDAIMAVNAAIAMQWAMKELNEQWTEQGRDLQIQIHIGLNTGMVAAGNIGSENLIQYTNIGDTMNVASRICTAAKAGEVFISESTRTHISSQNLPLEKLDLIKVKGKEDPLQLYRVLWENVDVKEMLSKTKTKFSGPTP; translated from the coding sequence ATGCCATACATTATTCAAGGTCAAGGTACTCCCCATGAGCGCATCTGCGAGCTACGATATGGTGTAAATACGATTGGACGAGGACTAGATAATAGTATTGTCGTTGAAGATGATGCTCGTAGTCTTTCACGTCATCATGCAGAAATTCAGGTAACAGATAAAGGCTTATATGTTACCGACTTGAATAGTAGTAATGGCACTTTTGTTAATCAGGTCAAGATTATTCAACAAAAGCTTAGCCATGGTGACTTGGTACAGTTTGGTAGTGTCGTATTTCGATTAGTTGATGACTCGCAATCTGGGGATGATTCTACTTCTGGTCAAAAAGTAATTCCAAATTCAGGTTTATCGATTGTAATGCGAGTTTCTCCAGAGAAATCTCGTGTGAATATGCAAGATTTGCTGAAAGAGCAGAAATTAACGACATCAGGCTCGGTGTTGATGATTCAGGGGACGGATGAGGTACAGAGAACATCGGCAAAGTTGCGAGTTTTGCTGGAGGTTAGCCAAGAATTAGCATCTCCCGAAGCTTATTCAGCTTTACCTGAAAAGATTTTGGAATTATTGCTGAAAATAATGTCAGTCGATCGCGCTGTCTTATTACTTGTCGATGAAAAAACTGGACTACTAGAACCAAAAGCCTATAGATTTAGCAATCCTAGCGCCACAGCCGATCTTGATTTTTATAGTCGCAAAATTACTAATTTTGTATTTAAGCAGGGAGATGCGATTATCAGTGATGATGCTTCGCTCGATCGCCGTTTTGATAGTTCGCAATCTATCATTCAACAATCGATTCAAGCCGCGATGTGTGCGCCATTAAGACCCAGAGATCAGACGATCGGTGTTCTGTATGTGGATAATTTATCCCGTGGTCATGCTTACCATAAAGAAGATTTAGAATTTTTGAGTAGTCTTGCTAACCAAGCTGCGATCGCAATCGAAAATGCCAATCTCTATCGCAATATGCAATCAGAAGTGATCCGTCGTACTAAGCTAGAGCGATTTTTTCCTGCCGCTGTCAGCCAAAAAATTGAGGAAGGCTGGGATTTAAATCGGATTATCGAAACCGAAGTGACCGCTTTGTTTTCTGATATTAGTGGTTTCACCGAAATGACAGCGCCGATGCAGCCCCGTAAGGTTCTCGAATTTTTGAATGAATATTTCAAAGTAATGGTCGAGGATATCGTCTTCCCCTTTGGTGGCACCTTAGAGAAATATATCGCTGATGCCCTATTAGCGGTATGGGGTTCACCCTATCAAAAAGAAGATGATGCGATCATGGCAGTGAATGCTGCGATCGCGATGCAATGGGCGATGAAAGAGTTAAATGAACAGTGGACAGAACAGGGACGCGATCTGCAAATCCAGATTCACATTGGGCTAAATACAGGAATGGTTGCCGCAGGGAATATTGGCTCTGAGAATCTCATTCAGTACACCAATATTGGCGACACAATGAATGTGGCTAGTAGAATTTGTACAGCTGCGAAGGCGGGGGAAGTCTTTATTTCTGAAAGTACAAGGACTCATATTTCCAGTCAGAATCTACCACTAGAGAAGCTAGACCTGATTAAGGTAAAGGGGAAAGAAGATCCATTGCAGTTGTATCGAGTCCTTTGGGAAAATGTTGATGTTAAAGAAATGCTTAGTAAAACCAAAACTAAGTTTTCAGGTCCGACTCCCTAG